Genomic window (Neorickettsia findlayensis):
AACTCTGCGTCTTTCAAGACATTCAAATTGCTTGTAGCAGAAATGTTTCTGTTGAGTGGAAAAGCAGATAGATATTTAGTGTTAACATGCCTCTCGTTTATACTATCGATAACTCCCGTGTTCCTGCAGAGAATTGTCACATGTTGGGTGTTGAATGCAAGAAGGTTCGCGATTGCAGTTCCCCATGCCCCTCCACCAATAACGACTGAGTCCATGAGCCCCCCATACTTCATTGTCGATAGAATGGTACATCAAAGCTACCTATCTGTCATCACAGAAGCCCGTTAACGACAAAGCTGAAATGATCATGTGGTGTTACGATAAAGTGATCTACAAGCTGTACGTCCACTTTCTGACAGATCTTCTTCAACTTCCCAGTTATGAGTAAGTCCTCCTGAGAGGGTAGGGGATTGCCGCTGGGATGATTATGTGCGATGACAATTGCACTTGCACCGCAGGTTAGACATTTTTTAATAATTTCTCTCATACAAAGCGGTGTATGGTCGGTAGCTCCAAGTTCCTGCACATACTCTCTGATCAGGGTGTACTTCTTATTAAGAAAAAGGACGCGTATTGTCTCGACTGGGTTATTCCCGATACTTAAACGTAAGTAGTCTACAACCGATTTCCACGATTTTAAGGTGGTTCTGGAGGTTAGGTCCTTTCTGAGAATTGCTTTCATACTTTCGCGCACGGTTTTGATGAGTGCAACAACAGCGTCATTGACGCCTTTCACACTTTTCAAGTCGTCATGATCAGCAGCGAAAAGTTTCTTAAAATCTCCAAACTCTTTTAGCAGAGATTTGGCCAGAGGCTTAACATCAATCCTTGGATGAGTTGCAAAGAGCAAATACTCTAGCAACTCCAACTCCGACACAGTACCACCTGCACTTTGTATTATGCGCTGGCGAAGCCTGAGCCTATGCCCTTTATGCAACGACCCAGGTATAACTTCCACACCCTTTTGTCCCAACTTTTTCATAGTCAGCTCGACACCCCATTTATCGCGAACCGCTAGAATCAGATAAACAGAAAATCAAATCCTACTGAACTAGAGCATTCTGCAGTGGCTTTGCATCCTGTGCTATTTATTTTTTTCTTCTCCATAAGCCTGAGACATGGTTTTTACCAATGAGAGAACTTTACTTCTTACTGAATCTTCCGTAATAGCCTTGAATGCACGAACCAAAACCAGAAGCTCTTTGTTATACTCATTCTCATGCTCAAACTCTATGCTATTTTCAGAATCATATAACGTATCGCCCTCGTGTTCCTTGTTTAGCGAAGCAAAAAAATAGGAGGGCGAAACTTTACAAAACTTACATATGTCAAGCAGCCTGCTTACACAAAGGCGGTTCGCACCGCATTCGTACTTCTGAAGCTGCTGGAAGGTTACACCAATTTCCTTGGCTATGGCAGCCTGGCTATAACCTTTAAGGGTCCTAAGCCTACGAATCTGCTTTCCAATCATCACGTCAGTTTCCGCACGTTTCTTAAAATTCTCAGAGATTTTAGGCATATAAAAACACTGTACCGTGAATAAACGCAAAGTATTATGCTAACTCCTAACCGGTAGATAAACAACAACAATCATATTGGCATTGTTAACAATGCCAATATGATAAATCCTATTTTCTCTACAAAAAGCCAAGACAAGCCGATCGCTCATAGTAGGAAACACTACGCGTAGGATTATACCAATAGAACCATCAATGAGTCAAGATAATCTGCTTAAATGTACGATACTTCCTAATGTAAAGTAGAAAAATTTAAAGAAAAGGTTCATTTAAAGAGATGCTAAATGACTTTCATGTGCATTCGTTCAACAAGTTTTACTCGGACGAAAGACGCTATAATATTTTCATGCCACCGGTCTGAGAGCCTCTGGAAAGCGTGGAACGCCTCATGTTTAAATTCGATAAGTGGATTTTTCTGTGCGACGGCCTTGAGGTTTATGCTTAATCTAAGATTCTCTAGAAACTGCAAATGCTCTTTCCATAGTTGGTCTAGTATCGCTATCATTATGCGCTTTTTTATTTCCAAAAGAAGTTCCACGTTCGCACGTTCCTTTTCTGCAATGATATTTTTTGTTTTTGAGTCTATGAAGCCTTCAATATCTTCGGTTTTATGTAGTTCTTTAAAGTCCTCGTTGTATATTGATTGCATACTGTGGACCAGAGTTGGAATATCATAAAAACTCTTAGATCGCGCATTTTCAAGAGTTTTAGCGTTTACATCTGACACTATTGGTAACAGATCTATATCATTGCTTTCCATGATATTGTTTCGGTGGCTGAAGACGACTTTCCTTTGTTCATTTATCACGTCATCGAACTTAATAAGGTTTTTTCTGATCTCATAATTACGGCTCTCTACTTTCTTTTGTGCCTTTTCGAGTGAACGTGTTATGTACGAATGTTTTATGGCGCCATTATTGGAAAGCTGCTTTTTTAGCATGTTACGTATTCCCGGTGTACCGAACACACGCAATAGATCATCGTCGAGTGAGAGAAAAAACTTTGATTCACCTGGATCACCTTGTCTACCTGATCTTCCTCTGAGTTGATTATCAATACGGCGGCTTTCGTGTCTTTCAGTACCAATAACGTAAAGTCCTCCAGCTTTTCGAACTATCTCTTCGTTTTTTGCATGCTCTTTTTCAGTTTCATCGTTTGCTGAAACGTTAAAATTAAAGTTGCCCCCCAACTGGATATCTGTTCCTCTTCCAGCCATATTTGTGGCTATAGTTATAGCGCCGGGTTTACCTGCTTGTGCAATAATTTCCGCTTCGAAAGCGTGCTGTTTTGCGTTCAATACGGAGTGCTTTAGCTTTGCCTTTTTCAGTTCACGTGAGAGTTCTTCAGAATTTTCTATACTCGTTGTTCCAATCAGGATGGGTTGTAGTTTCTCATGACATTCTTTTGCGAGTTTTAGAATAGCTTCGTATTTCTCCTTTTTTGAGGCGTATATTTCATCATCATGATCAATTCTGCGTACTGGCAGATGTGATGGTATTTGTACGACTCCTAGCCCGTATATTGTCGAGAATTCCTCCCTTTCTGTTGCAGCTGTTCCTGTCATGCCAGCAAGCTTGTTGTACATCCTGAAGTAGTTTTGGAATGTAATGGATGCAAGTGTTTGATTCTCATTTTGAATCTTGAGATTTTCTTTGGCTTCAAGTGCTTGATGTAGTCCCTCTGAATACCGTCTCCCATGCATCATACGGCCAGTAAACTCATCTATTAAAACTATTTGGCCATCTTTGACGATGTAATCCTTGTTTTTTTGGAAGAGATTGATTGCCTTGAGGGATTGATTCAAACAGTGTACAAGTTGCAGGTTTTGTGGTTCATAGAGCGATGAACCAGTCTCTATGAATTTTTCATCCATCAATAGTTTTTCTACGGCTTCTTGCCCTTCCTCTGTGAGAGAAACGGTTCTTGCTTTTTCATCAACTGTGTATAAAGTGCTATCGAGCTTTTCTGCAAGCTTATTTATGCTTGCGTAAAGGTATGAGGCACCATCCGTCATACCCGAGACTATAAGCGGTGTACGTGCCTCATCGATCAATATTGAGTCAACTTCATCCACGATTGCATAATGAAGGCCCCGCTGCACCATTTCTCCTTTGGAAAACTTCATGTTATCCCGAAGATAATCAAAGCCCAGCTCGTTGTTTGTGGCATAGGTGATATCTGCTTTATATGCATGTGCTCTTTCTGGATCACGCATATCTGAAGTAACACAAGAAACTTGTAATCCTAGATATCTATAGATTTGTTTCATCCACTCGGTATCTCTTCGAGCTAAGTAGTCGTTCACCGTTACTACGTGCACACCTTTTTCAGGGAGAGCGTTCAAATAAGCTGCTAGAGTTGCGACAAGCGTTTTCCCTTCGCCTGTGTGCATTTCACTTATCATTCCCCAGTGCAGCACAATTCCCCCCATGATTTGCACATCGAAATGCCGCATACCGAGGGTTCTGACGGAAGCCTCTCTGACACATGCATATGCTTCGGGCAGTATTTCATCTAGTGAAGCGCTTTGCTTGAACAGTCTTTCTTTGAATTCGTTAGTTTTGTTTCTAAGTTCGTCACTTGAGAGTTCACGAACCCTAGCCTCAAGAGCGTTGACTTGCTCCACACCACCGTTTAGCTTTCCCTTGATCTTTCGATTTCGAGAGTCAAAAATTTTGTGCACTAAATCTAGCATCTTGCCTGGAGAGCGTTACCATATACAGGTCGATATTTTATGCTCTTGTTTGAAGATTAGCAAATATGTGCCTAAATAGGATATATTCTTTGTTTTTATTCTAGAGTAATGAAGTTTGCACATGAATTTGTTTCAGTGTTGTCTTAATGCTACCAGAAAGTGATATTTTTAAGAGAATATTCTACAAAAAGTTTGTACATGTGGAAAACATTCTCAGAAGATGCTATAATCGGAATGGTGTTTTTTGGGGGTACTTGGGACATCAAAGTTTTCGAGTTCTGCGTGAAACCCAAATGTTTGAGGTTTTTGTTCGGTAAGACGTTGATCTTGATTAACATATAGTTAATCGAAAATTTACGAACTATGATGTATAAGTAACCGCACTTGGTGGTCTTTTATATTTTTATGGTGTGAGTGGTGCCTGGTTTGGGGCGTTTTTCTTGTGCCTCATTTGATTTTTTTGCCGTAGGGTGGAGTTGAGATGCGTATATTAGTAGTCGATGACGAGCAGAAGGTAACGGATTATGTGAAGAGTATTATTACCTCTGTTGGGTATGTTTGTGACACGGCTTCCTGTTGCCGTGATGCTTCAGCACTGATTAATTCCAGCAAAGGCGATTATCAGTATGATCTTATTATCCTAGACAGGGTTCTCCCCGACGGGGATGGCTTGGATATGATCTTAAATTTGCGTTGTAAGAACATAAAGACTCCCGTGATCTTTTTCTCTGCTCTCTCGTCTTATGAGAACAGGATTAAGGCTTTCGATTTTGGTGCCGATGATTTCATTGCGAAGAGTGAGCTGCATAAGGGTGAGTTTCTTGCGCGTATAAGGGCTGTTCTGAGAAGGTGCTTCAGCCATCACTTTTCGAAATTCAAGCTTGGTAACATGTTGGTGGACTTTCACATGCAGGTTTGTAAGATGCGTGGCAAAGTTGTGCAGCTGACAAACAAGGAATACTCAATGTTAGAGTTGATGTGTCTTCATGGTAGGGGAGCTATCATATCCAAGGATAAGTTTATAAGCCATCTTTATTCTAATAATGAGCCGACGGAGCAAAAAATCATTGATGTTTTTGCTTGCAAATTACGTAGCAAGCTAGCTGCGTATAACGATGGTGTGAGCTACATAGAGACAGTTTGGGGAAGAGGGTACACGTTGAATGAGAATGTTCCTCCAATAAGAAGTAGTGTGAAAAAATCTAGAGCTATTTCTGCTGATGAGCATGCTTCTGCAGCTGCTGGGCATGAGCTCCAGAAAAGTACCACCTAAGTAAGGGGTTGCATTACTGTGTGCAGGACCCAGCAAGGCTTCACTATTTTTCTCGTCCTAGAAAAAGGCGCATTCGCGTTCTTCTGCTTGGGCTCTTAAGGTCTTTCAGGTACAGCTTCTGTTTGCTTTCTGATCCAGGTTCGTAGTCTGTGTTGCAAATCTTTGTCTTGTAGGGCCAGTATTCTGCAGGCCAGGAGTGCTGCGTTTTCTGCGCCTGCTTTTCCTATAGAGAGAGTACCGACTGGTGTGCCTGCAGGCATCTGGCATATCGAAAGCAAGCTATCCAGACCGTTGAGTGTTTTACTTTCTACTGGTACTCCTAAGACTGGAATATCGCTTATGGCTGCGATCATTCCCGGTAAATGAGCTGCTCCTCCAGCGCCTGCTATTATTGTGCCAATTCCATTGTCTGCTGCGCTTTTCGAAAACTCATACAACCTTGCTGGAGTTCTGTGTGCTGATATCACGTAAGTCTCATATTGTACAATTAACTCTTCTAATATTTTCTCCGCATACTGCATAGTAGAATAGTCAGACGTACTGCCCATTACTACCGCTATCTTTTTAGAACTCATTCTCACCATCTCAACAATACATAGAATTCTAATTCATCCATGAAAGTACTCAATATGCATATACTGTTGTTCCCAAAGAAGTATCAAGAATCAAATTGGATGATCAGGTCCAGATTTCTATACACAAAGCTGTTTTTACACATTCACTCTCAGTCATGATTTTCAGGGAGGTAAAACCTTTACCAGCACAGTCTTGGTTGTGGCTCCAGAGGTAGTTCCGTACAGCCCGCTGTAATTCTCTCTATAGCCGCCCAGGCTATCATTGCTGCGTTATCTGTACATAGAACACCTTCTGGAAAGTGTAGAGATAAGTCATGATTTTTCGCAAATTCTTCTAATATTTTTCTTACGTAACGATTGGAGGCAACCCCTCCAGCTAATACGATCCTAGAATGGCCACAGATTTTCACGGCTTGTTCTAACTTACTGACCATGATTCTTGCTACGCATGCTTGGAACGATGCACAAATGTCGGCCTTATCTTGTTCTGTTATTTGGGGCAACGAAGTAATTATTTTTTTTAGGGCTGTTTTTATCCCTGATAGAGAAAAATTACAACCAGGTTGATTTATCATTGCTGCTGGTAAACGAAAACGTTCGGAGTCACCTTTGCTTGCGAACTTTTCGACAATTTTTCCTCCGGGATATGTAAACCCCAGCATAGTTGCTAGCTTGTCAAATGCTTCGCCAAATGCATCATCGAGTGTTTCCCCAAGAAGAAGATAATCACCTACCTTTTTTGCGTTGATAAGTTGAGAATGTCCTCCTGAGATCACGAGACAAACAAATGGGAAATTTATTTTCTTCGTAAGTCTTGCAGCGAGTAAGTGTCCTTCTAGGTGGTTTATTCCGAGAACAGGTTTCTTAAGCAAAAATGCAAGACCACGGGCCATCATCACTCCAACTATCAGCGATCCAACCAGTCCTGGACCAACAGTACAAGCAATAGATGTCAATTTTTCAAGATCATGTGCTTGAGCCGCCCTTCGTAGTATCTGAGGCAAAATTTTCAAATGCTCCCTGGATGCAAATTCCGGGTAGACTCCGTTATATTTGCTATGATCCTGGGTGAAAATTTCGTGAAAGTAAACCTTTCGTTCTTCAGAAACAATGGCGACTGAAGTTTCATCGCAACTTGTTTCTATGCCTAAAATTAAATGATTGTTCATTCAGGGTAAGAGTCCTCTTTAGAATCCCGGAGGAGCCCGATTTGTTTGTAAAACTGTTTCGCGCCTGAATGGATTGGTACATCCCCAGCTTCCGGAATGAGATCAACCTTTGTTATGTGCGAAAAAGCGGGATGTGTGCTTTGCAAAATGGCAAAATTCGAGAAGACACTGCTCACCAATTTATATGCTTTATCATCAGAAAAATCCTCAAGAACATAAAATCCCGACTTCACCGCAATCGTTTTTATTTCTTTTTCAGCTAATCCTGGATAAAGATCAGCAGGAATATCATAAGAGTAGTAATATGGATGATCTAGAAGTAACTTCTTTCTTGTTTCATCATCTAATGGCACGAGTTGCACATTGCAGGTCGCAGAAGCTTCCTGAAAAAGCCCACTCGGGTGACCTATAACAATTGTCATTACATCAATTTTACCATCACAAAGAGCACGCACCTGCTCAGACGAGTTCAATTCTGTTGTAAGTTTAAAGTCAGTACTTGTCCATCCCTTGGTTCTCATGATTTTTTCTATCGTTCCTCTTACACCAGTGCCGGGTGCACCGATGTTAACTATCTTATGTTTGATTTCATCAAAGCTTTTTATTCCTAGCTCTTTTCGTACAAGAACGGTAAAGGCCTCTTTATGCGTCGAAAAAAGTGAACGAAGTGAGGACATAGGTTGCATGGAGCTAAATAGTCCCGTGCCATTATACGCGTCATAAGCCCAATCTCCTTGTGCTGCCGCAACTTCTAAGTCACCATTTCTGAGTGCGTTCAAATTGTACATAGTACCGGGCGTAGACTGGACCGAACAAGATATATCGAGTGTGTTGTCATTTATCGAGTGTTTCTTAATAAACCTGCATATCGCATTGCCAGTTGCATAATACACTCCAGAGATAGAACCCGTACCCACTCGCATGAAGTAGCGTTCCTCACCAACTGCATGGCTCAAGAGCAGCGATAGAAAGAAGAGCATCGCCAGATTGGAGCGAAAATTTAACATCTAAAACCTCTACAGCCTTCTCGGTTCAATTATATTTGACAACAATAACGAATACAAATGGACTCGAGTACAAGGAAGTCATTCAGTACTTTTTCCTTTAGTTCTGTGGCACCAATAGCGTCCTAGTAACGTATTTTCCAAAATGATGATTGCTTGATTTTTACCAACTGGTTTTGCTATTGCCATGCATGTGGTTTATTCTTTGTTTGCTGTTCGAGATCGGCAGTTCCTATTTTCATTTGGTCTCTGCCTTTCTGGTAGCATATCATAATCTCTATGAATGTGACCGCTTACGATTTTTTGAACGCATTTTTTTCCGAAAAACTGCGCTCTGTAGAAGAGATGTTATATAACTCTATGGCCACTCTTACGAAACTTAGGAGCATAGAGGATGCTAAGAAAATGCTTTCCAGTGGTAAAAGGATACGTGCTTTATTATCCCTGCTTTCTTTTGCTCTTTGTGAAAATTTCGATACCGACGTAGAGATTCGTGCTGCTGCAACAATTGAATTAATTCATAATGCTACACTCATGCATGATGATGTTATAGATGAAAACTATATTCGTCGTGGCAAGCCTAATATAAAAAGTATCTATGGAAATAGAATAAGCGTTCTCACAGGTGACTTTCTTCTAAGTGTAGCGTTTGAGATTATTTTAGAATGTAAGAATCTCAGTGTGGTGTTGTTACTTTCGAAAACGGCAAAGCAGCTTTCTGAAGGTGAAATACTACAGCTTCAGAGTATTGGTGAGATTGTTAGTGAATCTGAGTATTTGGAGGTTATTGCAAGAAAGACGGCTGTTTTGTTTTCTGCTGCTGCAGAAATTGCGGCAATACTGACTGATAAACATGAGTATATTGTTGTCCTTAGGGAAATAGGATTTCTAATAGGTATGGCATTTCAAATTGTTGATGATGTTCTTGACTATGGAGAGTCAAAGGAAGTTGGCAAGAATGTTGGCAACGATTTTCGAGAGTGTAAATTTACCTTGCCATGCGTCATTGCATACAGAGATGCAAAATCCGAGGCTGCGAAGAAATTTTGGCGTGAGGTATTTTTTACAGAGAAAAAAGACATACAAGAAGCACGGTTTTTTATGTATGAGGTGGATGCTCTGGCGAAAGCGATGAAGGTTGCACGCGACTACCTCAGTAAGGCAGAAGAAAAACTCTCGATATTTGAAAACAGTGCAAGTTTATTCACAATGAAGACTTTTCTTAGGTACGCTGTCGAAAGGCCATATTAAATTGATTAGAATTTGTGTAATACTGACCCTGATGTTGGAACATGCCTGCTATAGAAGGTTCTGCGATAAACAATCCGTTCGGCGTAACTGTTGTTGGATTTTCTCTTTTAGGAGATATTAAAGTCTCGTGCTAGGTGATCGTATTTGTCAATTTTTTTGTTATGGCCCAGATTTATTTTCCAATAGCTGAAGCTGCAATATCTTTATATGTGGTAATTGGTTTAGGTCTGATTTCAGGAATTATGGCCGGACTTTTTGGTATTGGCGGAAATATTATTATTATTCCTACCTTGATTTTTATGGGTGTTGCGCCAGCGGTAGCAGTCTCTAGTGCTGTAAATCAGACAATTGCGTCTGGGTTTGCTAGCTTCTTGAACCAATTAAAACAGGGAAATGCAGACTTATCTATAGCCCTTTCTCTTTCCCTTAGTGGGCTATTTGGGATAACATTGGGGTCATTATTGTTAATGTATCTACGCGATAAAGGAAATGTAGATATTGCAATCTTTCTTGTGTATGTTCTCATGCTTAGTAGTACGGGATGCATCATGGCATTTGATAGCATTCGTAAATTACTGTTTTTATTGCGCAATAAAACAGGACTTAGTGAACATACAGAAAAGTCTCATAAAGGTAACTTCGTAAAATTTGTGAATAAGCTCCCTTTTCGCCGCTACTTTCATAGTGCAAAGGGTGACATAAGTCTGGTTGCTCTTTTTCTTTTTGGAGCGGTCGTAGGTTTGATTTTGTCTATATCGGGTATTGGTGGGGGATATATTCTTGTTCCCGTACTCATGTATGTTTTTAATCTTCCTGTGCGCATCGCAATAGGAACTTCGGTTGCTCAATCTGTACTCGTTTCAGTTGTCACTGTTTTTTTTCATGCAATTACCTTAGGTACAGTTGATATGCTTTTGGGGTTCTTATTGAGTATTGGCGCGATTTGTGGAGTGACTTTTGGAGCAAAATTAAACCTAATTTTGCACCCAGTGCTAATTAGATTATTGCTTGCCTTCGTGATGTTTTCTGGTGTACTTAGGTTGCTGTTTACATTACTTGTGACACCTGAAAATCCATATTCTTTTTCTGCTATTTGATAGTGACAATAAAAAGATTTTTTGTTTTTGCTGTATTTTGTCTACTGCCGTGTAAGGTAAGTGGTTTTTCTGTTATAGCCGATCTTTCGCCCAACAGGGTTGAAATACATTCCAAGTTTACTGGGAAAAAAATATTAGTTTTTGGGGCAATTATGGAAAAGGCAGACAATATTATAGTTATCGTTCATGGCCCCAAAAAAGATATTGCCGTACACAAAAAGATCAGAATTTTTGGTTTGTGGACAAATGGAGCTAAGGTCGAGATAAAGATGGTGCCTCTGTTCTTTTCTTTTTCCTCTTCAAATCAGAGATACGATGAAGTTGACAGGGTATTTCATGGAGAATTTACGCCATTTTCACATCTCTTGAGCTCCAGTAGAGAAATGAGTGCATTTGCTGAGAGTAGGGTAGGTGAGTCTCTGTATCAATTCGATAATAAGATTGAGTTAATCAATGAACGTCTCTTTCGTGGAAATATCTTTCTCCCAAGTAATGTACCAAAAGGACAGTATGTTGTCGAAGTTCTGGCACTAAAGGAAAACAGAATTATTGGGATCGAAGTAATGCCACTCCTGATAGTAAAAACAGGCTTGGATGGACGTATTTTTGAATTAAGTCACTCACGCCCACTATTTTATGCATTGACTGCAGTTATCGGTGCGCTGGTTATAGGTTGGGCTGGATTCATCTTGCCACGGACAGCAAGAACCTTACTTAAAAGTAAAGGAGAAGGGTCAAAACTGCCCTCATAAAAACCTGGAGAAGCAAAACAGCAAAGAACGGAAAGCAAGGCCCGCAAACGTTATCTTCGCGGACCTTGAATCACACCATGAAAAGACTAAATTAGTATGACACCTTCACACCAGAAGTTAGAACAAAACCTTTGTTGTTGTCTTCAGCTTTAATTCCAGCTTCCTGAGCAATGAAGCACTTAGTATTGACGTAAGGTGTGAGCTCATACGTGCTTCCAGTGATGCGATAATGCGTACCAAGAGAAACAACTCGGAGCGTATTCACACCAACACTTTTAACGAAGGTGTTATAACTCTCCATATAGTTAAGGCTAAATGCCACAGGGCCTTCTTCATATGCGGCACCAAAAGTCATGTAAGAATTGTCTCCATCTGTCGTTTTAGTTTGTCCGCTATCGTCAAAAGCCTTGCTCAAGTCAAGCTGCATATCTTTCTTTTTTTCAACGCCAGAAAGATACGTGCTACCCCATGAACCAGCAAGCTTTATAGTGTTAATCTGAGCAACTGCACCGACCTCAAAGCGTCTGAGTGGGTGATGAACATCACCGGTCGGAGCGCTAAGACCAGCCTGACCACTAAAAGAGATACCATACTTCAGATTTCCTTTTTGCCCAGCATAGGCAGCACCTAAATCAACGATATCATGGTAAGTACCATCTGCAGTGGAGTTTGTATAACCCAACGCCATCCGCAAATTGCCCAGCCCAGTAGTAATAAAGTTAGCCCTTAGAGGGTTATTATATTGGGTATAGTAATTTGTGTGTACCAAGAAAGGGTGTTGTGCATCCTTGTGGCGGCCACATGTTGTAGTGCTTCCATTCGTGGTACGTGTGGCATTTATAGGGCGTCCCTCTAGGTTAGCAAGTGTCGTCCAATTTAGATCCTCAAAACCACCACCAACGGCAGCGACTGAAGATGCATCGATTCTGAGTGGTTTCACAGCGCTTTCACTGACGCGACCCATTTCGAACCTTCCGTAACCAGTTTCAAAGAAAACGTACGCATTGTCAGCAGAAATCGCATCCTTTTTACTGAATTCTGCTTCTAGGAAACCACCATAAGCGAAATTGCTCAGTGTACGCCTAGCCTCTATTGAAAGCTTGTGTTTGTTAAACAAATCGGTGTTACGTGTGTAGTTGCCTAGAATACCACCATCGGACAGCGCCTTCACATTGTTCGTACTGTTAGCAGTCCCGTTATAAGACGCCTCAATATCTTTACCATTTGTATC
Coding sequences:
- the secA gene encoding preprotein translocase subunit SecA, with protein sequence MLDLVHKIFDSRNRKIKGKLNGGVEQVNALEARVRELSSDELRNKTNEFKERLFKQSASLDEILPEAYACVREASVRTLGMRHFDVQIMGGIVLHWGMISEMHTGEGKTLVATLAAYLNALPEKGVHVVTVNDYLARRDTEWMKQIYRYLGLQVSCVTSDMRDPERAHAYKADITYATNNELGFDYLRDNMKFSKGEMVQRGLHYAIVDEVDSILIDEARTPLIVSGMTDGASYLYASINKLAEKLDSTLYTVDEKARTVSLTEEGQEAVEKLLMDEKFIETGSSLYEPQNLQLVHCLNQSLKAINLFQKNKDYIVKDGQIVLIDEFTGRMMHGRRYSEGLHQALEAKENLKIQNENQTLASITFQNYFRMYNKLAGMTGTAATEREEFSTIYGLGVVQIPSHLPVRRIDHDDEIYASKKEKYEAILKLAKECHEKLQPILIGTTSIENSEELSRELKKAKLKHSVLNAKQHAFEAEIIAQAGKPGAITIATNMAGRGTDIQLGGNFNFNVSANDETEKEHAKNEEIVRKAGGLYVIGTERHESRRIDNQLRGRSGRQGDPGESKFFLSLDDDLLRVFGTPGIRNMLKKQLSNNGAIKHSYITRSLEKAQKKVESRNYEIRKNLIKFDDVINEQRKVVFSHRNNIMESNDIDLLPIVSDVNAKTLENARSKSFYDIPTLVHSMQSIYNEDFKELHKTEDIEGFIDSKTKNIIAEKERANVELLLEIKKRIMIAILDQLWKEHLQFLENLRLSINLKAVAQKNPLIEFKHEAFHAFQRLSDRWHENIIASFVRVKLVERMHMKVI
- the tsaD gene encoding tRNA (adenosine(37)-N6)-threonylcarbamoyltransferase complex transferase subunit TsaD yields the protein MNNHLILGIETSCDETSVAIVSEERKVYFHEIFTQDHSKYNGVYPEFASREHLKILPQILRRAAQAHDLEKLTSIACTVGPGLVGSLIVGVMMARGLAFLLKKPVLGINHLEGHLLAARLTKKINFPFVCLVISGGHSQLINAKKVGDYLLLGETLDDAFGEAFDKLATMLGFTYPGGKIVEKFASKGDSERFRLPAAMINQPGCNFSLSGIKTALKKIITSLPQITEQDKADICASFQACVARIMVSKLEQAVKICGHSRIVLAGGVASNRYVRKILEEFAKNHDLSLHFPEGVLCTDNAAMIAWAAIERITAGCTELPLEPQPRLCW
- a CDS encoding helix-turn-helix domain-containing protein — encoded protein: MPKISENFKKRAETDVMIGKQIRRLRTLKGYSQAAIAKEIGVTFQQLQKYECGANRLCVSRLLDICKFCKVSPSYFFASLNKEHEGDTLYDSENSIEFEHENEYNKELLVLVRAFKAITEDSVRSKVLSLVKTMSQAYGEEKNK
- the purE gene encoding 5-(carboxyamino)imidazole ribonucleotide mutase yields the protein MSSKKIAVVMGSTSDYSTMQYAEKILEELIVQYETYVISAHRTPARLYEFSKSAADNGIGTIIAGAGGAAHLPGMIAAISDIPVLGVPVESKTLNGLDSLLSICQMPAGTPVGTLSIGKAGAENAALLACRILALQDKDLQHRLRTWIRKQTEAVPERP
- the radC gene encoding RadC family protein; translation: MKKLGQKGVEVIPGSLHKGHRLRLRQRIIQSAGGTVSELELLEYLLFATHPRIDVKPLAKSLLKEFGDFKKLFAADHDDLKSVKGVNDAVVALIKTVRESMKAILRKDLTSRTTLKSWKSVVDYLRLSIGNNPVETIRVLFLNKKYTLIREYVQELGATDHTPLCMREIIKKCLTCGASAIVIAHNHPSGNPLPSQEDLLITGKLKKICQKVDVQLVDHFIVTPHDHFSFVVNGLL
- a CDS encoding polyprenyl synthetase family protein encodes the protein MNVTAYDFLNAFFSEKLRSVEEMLYNSMATLTKLRSIEDAKKMLSSGKRIRALLSLLSFALCENFDTDVEIRAAATIELIHNATLMHDDVIDENYIRRGKPNIKSIYGNRISVLTGDFLLSVAFEIILECKNLSVVLLLSKTAKQLSEGEILQLQSIGEIVSESEYLEVIARKTAVLFSAAAEIAAILTDKHEYIVVLREIGFLIGMAFQIVDDVLDYGESKEVGKNVGNDFRECKFTLPCVIAYRDAKSEAAKKFWREVFFTEKKDIQEARFFMYEVDALAKAMKVARDYLSKAEEKLSIFENSASLFTMKTFLRYAVERPY
- a CDS encoding response regulator transcription factor; its protein translation is MRILVVDDEQKVTDYVKSIITSVGYVCDTASCCRDASALINSSKGDYQYDLIILDRVLPDGDGLDMILNLRCKNIKTPVIFFSALSSYENRIKAFDFGADDFIAKSELHKGEFLARIRAVLRRCFSHHFSKFKLGNMLVDFHMQVCKMRGKVVQLTNKEYSMLELMCLHGRGAIISKDKFISHLYSNNEPTEQKIIDVFACKLRSKLAAYNDGVSYIETVWGRGYTLNENVPPIRSSVKKSRAISADEHASAAAGHELQKSTT
- a CDS encoding TAXI family TRAP transporter solute-binding subunit, which codes for MLNFRSNLAMLFFLSLLLSHAVGEERYFMRVGTGSISGVYYATGNAICRFIKKHSINDNTLDISCSVQSTPGTMYNLNALRNGDLEVAAAQGDWAYDAYNGTGLFSSMQPMSSLRSLFSTHKEAFTVLVRKELGIKSFDEIKHKIVNIGAPGTGVRGTIEKIMRTKGWTSTDFKLTTELNSSEQVRALCDGKIDVMTIVIGHPSGLFQEASATCNVQLVPLDDETRKKLLLDHPYYYSYDIPADLYPGLAEKEIKTIAVKSGFYVLEDFSDDKAYKLVSSVFSNFAILQSTHPAFSHITKVDLIPEAGDVPIHSGAKQFYKQIGLLRDSKEDSYPE